The window ACCATCAAGTCCTGCTCTGTTGGACATGCCCATAAGAAGAGGGAAGACAGCCTACACTAATGGAAAAGTTCAGCATTTGCGTTTGGCTGAGTTGGGAACTGACAAAGAGCTACTGAAGTTGAGAAGTGGCTGTTCTGACTTGACCGATTATGCCAGTTTTGCATCACCAGTAGTGCTGTTTGGTGAAATATAACTTTCTTCAGACACTGTGGTTTTTCCCTTCAGCCATGTGTTGTTggaactgttttttgtttaggcCCCCACGCAAATAATCATGCATTATTAGTTTAAATCGTTAATAGTTctcattcacttttttttattcagcTGTGCCGTCGTGACTCCAAATTTACGGTGAATTGGGTAAAGTGGGAGCACTAGGACCTGGGGGAGGCGCTGCTGCCATACGACACAATTTGAGTCTGAAAGATTTAATGTTTATGCGATCTGCAACATCATTACCAATTGCTCTGCACTGCTTCGCTAAAATCTCGGTTTGTGTCGTgctatgtgtgagacaggatCTGTCAGACAATGTTGCTGAACACTGTGTGACTTGGATATAAgagtaaagaaaatacataatttggaTGTCAGTTACACTTGTCCAAAATGCTAGTGAAAATACCATTAAGCTATAGCTTAACACTGatgtctttcatttttgcagTTCCCCTGGGGGTCTTGGGCCCCGCATTCATAGATCTCTTGTTTCTTTAATAAAAATTTCGCTTtgtaatatttcatgtttttctgaTGATGTCCATCGTTACAAGTGTAAGAAATGCTCATACCCATTTacagaaattattaaatgatgGAGTAAGAACGTCAattcttttatttatagatAATGAATATTAACAGATGCCCACGCAGAATGTTTCAAGGAAACTGTAATAATCCTTTATGGCAAACTGTATagtcaaaatatcaaaatgggGTTTTCTGCTCTCCCGCTAACTGGGAGGACGAGGTGGGCTGTGGTGTGTTGGCATGGAATGACCCAGCAGGACGTGTGTTTGGCATTGAGGCCCACGGGGCAGCTGTAGCGCACACATTTGGATATATAGTGGTCCTATAGAGCTTGTTTAAACGGTTGAGGGGGGAAATACTGTGGGCTTTCAGGAGTCCCACCTATGATCCACCTGAGGCTGTGAAAGCACATCAGTGTCCATTCTGTGTCGTTCCAGTCTTTGAGTTGGGAAACACTGCCTTAGGAAGTGAACAGAATGCTCCGGTCACCACCACCAAAGAAAAGCAGACAACTGAGTCATTTACTtaataaaatctttatttttatttaaaaaacaaaacaaaaaaacacatgcttTTTGTATAGGCTTAGCTTACATGCCGGGTTATACCgcacattcaaatattttattctttataaataattcattgAAACATGACACAGGGATCTCTCATAGAGACTAATTCATTGACGATTCTGTACACAAGTACAAGTTTGTCATGGTTTAGTGCTTTGAGCTGGTCATCATAGGAACAACAACTTCCTACAGGAGCCCAATGAGCCCTCTCCTGAAGCGCATGACACTTCCTGTCATACAGGAAGTACGCTGACACTTCAAGAGTAGCACCTCTATTTGTAtcaatatgtttgtgtgtatctctaGTATGCACGTGTAAAGTCTGCGCGCTCGTACGCTCGTATATGTCCTATGACattgtgtgtacgcgtgtgtgtacaGTCCAGCACACAGAATGCCTCACAGAGACAAAAAGTCGACGTTTTATCCGTCACCGAGGTCTGCGTGCGCGTATCTGAGTGTATGTTGTGGCGTGCATGTTAACACTGTCCCAGGCTGTGTTTGATGATCTCTTTGCTGGAAGGTGGGATCCGGTCAGGAAACGTCACCTGGAATTCCACCAACAGGTCACCACGCTGGGATGGGTTTTTAGCGCGGGGAAGCCCTTCACCTATCAGTCTTCTCATGGATCCAGGCTTGATGACATCGTTGCAGGGGATGGGTTTCATTTGTCCATCAAGTGTGGGGACACTGATGGTACAGCCACATaaagcctgagagagagagagagagagagagagagagagagggagagagagagagagagggagggagggagagagagggagagagggttaCTATCAACTAATCATGAATGAAAGGACTCTCGGCTCATGGCCACATTTCCTAAAATGATTTCCGATCACTGCATCATCCGATACTACTCGGAACACAGCCGCCGCGTCTCGACTGGAAGCAGAGCTCCCCCTGCAGCCGCTTCCCAGAGAACAGCTGTTCCTTAAAGTGGGACAGCAGTCCAAACTGACCCGAGCTAGCGCAGTTATATGTGGGTCAGAACCATGGAGGgaaaactaaaatgtaatgctttaaaaaaaaaccaaaaaaaaaaacccaaattgTTGTATAACACGGAGTCAAGTGCGCTGTGTATTCATGAACGAGGTTGTGGTGAAGACTGAATGAGGCTTTCGCATTACGCAAGAGGCTGAGGAGAGTGTGGCCAACGTGCTCCAGTtctctgatgttctgtctgagtGGGACGGAAGAGTGCGTGGGAGAGAGCCATGTGAGGATGAGGAGcgggagatgggggggggggtgcgaaacagcaggagagagaagggagagtgcGAGGatgggagacagacagcagggggTGGGGATGGGACGAGGTGTACAGAGACGGAGAGCGCGAGACGcccgagggagagagggagggtggaggaggaggaggagggagagatgaaggCCGGTGTgtctaggagagagagagacagatgaaacCCAAtgggaggaaaagaaaggaaaggacGAGCAATGGCTGGGAAGGGAAAGCGGGACGAGCGtcggacagaaagagagagggagtggaggaggagagtggatGACGgggtgacagacagagagaggaatttCTAATAAGAGCACAGGTGCAGGAGAGAACGGGGAGGAAAATGCCTCGGCGAGCGACTGCGAaagcgcgagtgtgtgtgtgtgaagatgctAAGAGCTGCAGAGAGGAGAACACGAGAAGGGCAGGGGACTGTGCGCGCCCGAGGCTGccgaggagagcgagagagatgctAAATTTAGCCGCAGCGCTCTGCAGAGGCTTACAGAGTAGCAGAGACTGCGTGGGAGGTGAACAGAACGCGCTGTActagcatccacacacacacacacacacacacacacacacacacacacactcacacactcacctcgcGCAGTGTGACGGTCGCTGTGTAGACGATGTTCGAGCCGTCCCGCCGGAAGTGGGCGTGTTTCTTCTCTTTGACCACGAAGGCCAGATCACTGGGGGCATGGCCGGGCACCTGATGCCCCTCTCCTGAAAACGTGATCTTGGTCCCTTCCTTCCAGCCCTTCTTCACCTCCACGTCGAACACCCGCTCCTCCGGCTGGAGCGTGctcttgtctgtctgtcggaGCCGTGTCACCTTCACGCGCTTGGTCACGCCCGTCAGAATGTCCTCCAGCGACACCTGGAGATCGTGGACCTCAGCCACGCCTCCAGGACGGTGACCCGCCTTGTTTCCGTGGTTGTGACGGCTAAGATGAGGGAGGGGGGTTTTCAGGAAGGGGTTGAAGAGGTCTTCATCCGAATCGAATTCGAAGTTAAAAAACACCCCCCAGGCATGGGCGTCAGCCTTTGCAGCGCTGTCTGCCTTGTTTCCAGCGGCAGGAACGCCTCCTTTAGTTAAACCTGTCGGAAGGCGAGGCAGATGTCCGCGTTAGGGGCAGTGCGATTAGATTTTGCGTTATGAAGATTTGAATGCAAAAGGTGACGGAAAAGACGCGGCCGTGCGCATGTGTAATCGCACGCGCAAGTTCAGGTGCAGAGGATCTATGACTTGTTTGAAAAAGGCAgatgaaaaattaatgaatcGTGCAGCTGCGTGCAAGTGACCAGGGCATCATGCTCGCATGTGCACAAATGGATCGGTCTGCACAGATGTAGTTTGAACTTGGTGCTCCCACCCTTAACTGGCTTCAGACCAAGTCTGTGTCAAAGACATTCTTACCTTGCTGATCATACTGGCTACGTTTCTGTGGGTCATTGAGGACTTCGTAGGCTTGCGCGATCTGTTTGAACTTCTCCTCGGCGTCTGCGTCTGGGTTTTTGTCGGGGTGGTAGCGCAACGCCAGACGCTTGTACGCCCGTCTTATCTCTTCCTCGTTAGAGTCGCTCGACACCCCCAGGATGGCATAGTGGTCCAAGCAGGTTGGCGAAGGGGGCGGACTGGGCACCTCTGGGTCCTCGTGCACCTCCttttcacaaagaaaaagagacgGGCGGGGAAGGGGGAGAAATAACTTGTTAGAATAATTTTCACCAAATTATCTTAATGCACATCGCATTTTAAATTCAGGTGTGTATTCAAGTAGAGTCTCCGGAAAGGACATGTGGTTGAACGTGGTAGGTGCACTTTGTGCAACAGTACATTTAATACAAGAGTttttttgtattacatttttcagttaCAGTCTATAGGACAAAAACCATCCAAAGATGTAGAGAAGTGCACGGGTATATCCAGGCTATAGCGGTTCTAAAGTCTAAATGGCACATTGTCACTTTCAGCAGACACCAAACACCAGTAGTAAGCAGTAATGAATTATCATACACAAACCTCACTTACAGCTATTCAAAATTACAATACTGATTGCTCTAGCGGGATGTTGAATTAGGACTTTACTTTTAGAGTACTGAATGAAAGTATAAAtgataaggttttttttttttcttttctttttgtaataaaatttgGGGACGTCTTACCTCCGAGGCCCAGCCTTCTTCGCCGT is drawn from Electrophorus electricus isolate fEleEle1 chromosome 22, fEleEle1.pri, whole genome shotgun sequence and contains these coding sequences:
- the zgc:122979 gene encoding dnaJ homolog subfamily B member 5, giving the protein MVLIWTQFGVKHKNVKCKVRVIHGEEGWASEEVHEDPEVPSPPPSPTCLDHYAILGVSSDSNEEEIRRAYKRLALRYHPDKNPDADAEEKFKQIAQAYEVLNDPQKRSQYDQQGLTKGGVPAAGNKADSAAKADAHAWGVFFNFEFDSDEDLFNPFLKTPLPHLSRHNHGNKAGHRPGGVAEVHDLQVSLEDILTGVTKRVKVTRLRQTDKSTLQPEERVFDVEVKKGWKEGTKITFSGEGHQVPGHAPSDLAFVVKEKKHAHFRRDGSNIVYTATVTLREALCGCTISVPTLDGQMKPIPCNDVIKPGSMRRLIGEGLPRAKNPSQRGDLLVEFQVTFPDRIPPSSKEIIKHSLGQC